Proteins from a single region of Streptomyces spectabilis:
- a CDS encoding YfbM family protein, with protein MSMIGEYLRVTAAELEQAIQDPDWALGFAEEVQDAEEETELASADARHFSTYKSWDLLRFLLARAEFPVNVIHGEEPFAEDWGYGPPRYLRPERVRLTAEALRETSYAKLISGVDPAELTSAEAYPLGGSEPGSLERGRPWYDGLTQFFEAVARADDAVLIWLD; from the coding sequence ATGAGCATGATCGGCGAGTACCTGCGTGTCACGGCTGCCGAGCTTGAGCAGGCGATCCAAGACCCCGACTGGGCTTTGGGCTTCGCTGAAGAGGTCCAGGATGCCGAGGAGGAGACGGAGCTTGCGTCAGCCGATGCGCGCCACTTCAGCACGTATAAGTCATGGGACCTACTCCGCTTCCTACTGGCGCGCGCCGAGTTCCCCGTGAATGTCATCCACGGTGAGGAGCCGTTCGCCGAGGACTGGGGCTACGGGCCTCCGCGGTACCTGCGGCCCGAGCGGGTCCGACTGACCGCCGAAGCTCTGCGGGAGACCAGCTATGCCAAGCTCATCAGTGGCGTCGATCCTGCCGAACTGACCAGCGCCGAGGCGTATCCACTCGGAGGGAGTGAGCCCGGCTCGCTGGAGCGGGGGCGTCCCTGGTACGACGGCCTCACACAGTTCTTCGAGGCTGTTGCCAGGGCCGACGACGCGGTGCTCATCTGGCTGGACTGA
- a CDS encoding XRE family transcriptional regulator, whose translation MTPLLSPPADGEPPTLANLRADVGEVWDAYQASRFGFATRQLPLLLADALLAARTYTGAEREEANALLALTYQGAAMVLGKLGENELAWMAADRGLAAAQQSGNNVITGSLFRSVTHCLLSTGRYETAVQLVGDAAGFLEPGLSEATPSFLSVYGTLFLAGSMAAARAEDRATTQAFLREAEATATRLSSDANHMWTAFGPTNVAIHKVATAGELGAFQVASDLGPQIDTSGLPVERRYVTTSKWRTHSLPETAPTKPSPSSSKPNSSHPSKSGTTT comes from the coding sequence TTGACCCCGCTCCTGAGCCCGCCCGCCGACGGCGAGCCCCCGACCCTGGCGAACCTTCGAGCCGACGTCGGCGAGGTGTGGGACGCCTACCAGGCATCGCGCTTCGGCTTCGCCACGCGGCAGCTGCCGCTCCTCCTGGCCGACGCCCTCCTGGCTGCCCGTACGTACACGGGGGCGGAGCGCGAGGAAGCCAACGCCCTGCTGGCGCTGACGTACCAGGGCGCGGCGATGGTGCTCGGCAAGCTCGGGGAGAACGAACTCGCGTGGATGGCCGCCGACCGCGGACTGGCCGCAGCCCAGCAGAGCGGCAACAACGTGATCACGGGGTCGCTCTTCCGCTCCGTGACTCACTGCCTGCTGTCGACCGGGCGATACGAGACCGCCGTACAGCTCGTGGGCGACGCGGCCGGATTCCTGGAGCCCGGACTCAGCGAGGCCACGCCCTCGTTCCTGTCTGTCTACGGAACCTTGTTCTTGGCTGGGTCGATGGCGGCCGCCCGTGCGGAGGACCGCGCGACGACGCAGGCCTTCCTGCGCGAGGCGGAAGCGACGGCAACGCGGCTCAGCTCCGACGCCAACCACATGTGGACCGCCTTTGGCCCGACCAACGTCGCCATCCACAAGGTAGCCACGGCCGGGGAACTCGGGGCCTTCCAGGTCGCTTCCGACCTCGGACCGCAGATCGACACGAGCGGCCTGCCTGTCGAGCGCCGGTACGTCACGACCTCGAAGTGGCGCACGCACTCACTGCCCGAAACCGCACCGACGAAGCCCTCACCGTCGTCCTCGAAGCCGAACAGCTCGCACCCGAGCAAGTCAGGCACCACTACATGA
- a CDS encoding NUDIX domain-containing protein, protein MSETENEYEAKMARPRMAAGALFFDEQGRVMLLEPTCKEYRDIPGGYVDAGESPLQACVREVREELGITPGIGRLLAVDWAPSPC, encoded by the coding sequence GTGAGCGAGACCGAGAACGAATACGAAGCGAAGATGGCGCGCCCGCGCATGGCCGCGGGCGCGCTGTTCTTTGACGAGCAAGGCCGCGTCATGCTCCTTGAGCCGACGTGCAAGGAGTACCGAGATATCCCTGGCGGGTACGTCGACGCTGGCGAGTCCCCGCTGCAGGCATGTGTGCGGGAGGTCCGCGAGGAGCTGGGCATCACGCCAGGCATCGGTCGTCTGCTGGCCGTTGACTGGGCCCCCAGCCCTTGTTGA
- the glnA gene encoding type I glutamate--ammonia ligase, with protein sequence MDKQQEFVLRTLEERDIRFVRLWFTDVLGFLKSVAVAPAELEQAFDEGIGFDGSAIEGFARVYESDMIAKPDPSTFQVLPWRAEAPGTARMFCDILMPDGSPSFADPRYVLKRALAKTSDLGFTFYTHPEIEFFLLKDRPLDGSRPTPADTSGYFDHTPQNVGMDFRRQAITMLESMGISVEFSHHEGGPGQQEIDLRYADALSTADNIMTFRLVMKQVALEQGVQATFMPKPFSEHPGSGMHTHLSLFEGDRNAFYESGAEYQLSKVGRSFIAGLLRHAAEISAVTNQWVNSYKRIWGGSERTAGAGGEAPSYICWGHNNRSALIRVPMYKPGKTGSARVEVRSLDSGANPYLAYAVLLAAGLKGIEEGYELPPGADDDVWALRDAERRALGIEPLPQNLGEAIHLMERSELVAETLGEHVYDFFLRNKKQEWEEYRSEVTAFELRKNLPVL encoded by the coding sequence GAGCAGGCCTTCGACGAGGGCATCGGCTTCGACGGCTCGGCGATCGAGGGCTTCGCCCGCGTGTACGAGTCCGACATGATCGCCAAGCCGGACCCGAGCACCTTCCAGGTGCTGCCCTGGCGCGCCGAGGCACCCGGCACGGCCCGCATGTTCTGCGACATCCTGATGCCGGACGGCTCCCCGTCCTTCGCGGACCCGCGCTACGTCCTCAAGCGCGCCCTCGCGAAGACGTCCGACCTCGGTTTCACCTTCTACACGCACCCCGAGATCGAGTTCTTCCTCCTGAAGGACCGGCCCCTGGACGGCTCACGGCCCACGCCCGCCGACACCAGCGGCTACTTCGACCACACCCCGCAGAACGTGGGCATGGACTTCCGCCGCCAGGCCATCACGATGCTCGAATCCATGGGCATCTCGGTCGAGTTCAGCCACCACGAGGGCGGCCCCGGCCAGCAGGAGATCGACCTCCGGTACGCGGACGCGCTCTCCACGGCGGACAACATCATGACGTTCCGCCTGGTCATGAAGCAGGTCGCGCTGGAGCAGGGCGTCCAGGCCACCTTCATGCCCAAGCCCTTCTCGGAGCACCCCGGTTCGGGCATGCACACGCACCTCTCGCTCTTCGAGGGCGACCGCAACGCGTTCTACGAGTCCGGCGCCGAGTACCAGCTCTCCAAGGTGGGCCGCTCCTTCATCGCGGGCCTGCTGCGGCACGCCGCGGAGATCTCCGCGGTCACCAACCAGTGGGTGAACTCCTACAAGCGCATCTGGGGTGGCTCCGAGCGCACCGCGGGCGCGGGCGGCGAGGCCCCCTCGTACATCTGCTGGGGCCACAACAACCGCTCGGCCCTCATCCGCGTGCCCATGTACAAGCCCGGCAAGACCGGCTCGGCCCGCGTCGAGGTCCGCTCCCTCGACTCCGGCGCCAACCCCTACCTCGCCTACGCGGTCCTGCTCGCCGCGGGCCTCAAGGGCATCGAGGAGGGCTACGAACTGCCGCCGGGCGCCGACGACGACGTCTGGGCCCTCCGCGACGCCGAACGCCGCGCCCTCGGCATCGAGCCCCTGCCCCAGAACCTGGGCGAGGCCATCCACCTCATGGAGCGCTCCGAACTGGTCGCGGAGACCCTCGGCGAGCACGTCTACGATTTCTTCCTCCGCAACAAGAAGCAGGAGTGGGAGGAGTACCGCTCCGAGGTCACGGCCTTCGAACTGCGGAAGAACCTGCCGGTGCTGTAG
- a CDS encoding DNA primase, whose amino-acid sequence MVGVPHLADVGSKVRQGRGLAVGGRAQERGQLAVVLAEPSAVVMAECRRRCLLTSAAWRAAWRQATAIAYHPGGNRLTVVDLDHADAIAWAQAHLPPTRTLPTTRGQHWLYVGTMPSSHGVRPGVDIKSRMAYARWLGPGTGTMTVLPDAARALAARKPATAHPAPQVITGPAPAANGACPHRTPAYLERGITMAEQRIVAVLSAHGRCGCLTDAHIARLFTVAQAKGETLLWEGHLVALPSV is encoded by the coding sequence CTGGTAGGCGTCCCACACCTCGCCGACGTCGGCTCGAAGGTTCGCCAGGGTCGGGGGCTCGCCGTCGGCGGGCGGGCTCAGGAGCGGGGTCAACTGGCGGTAGTCCTCGCGGAGCCGAGTGCGGTGGTGATGGCGGAGTGCAGGCGGCGCTGCTTGCTCACCTCCGCGGCCTGGAGGGCCGCATGGCGGCAGGCAACCGCCATCGCCTACCACCCCGGCGGCAATCGCCTCACCGTCGTCGACCTCGACCACGCCGACGCCATCGCCTGGGCCCAAGCCCACCTGCCTCCCACCCGCACCCTGCCCACCACACGCGGCCAGCACTGGCTCTACGTGGGCACCATGCCCTCCTCGCACGGAGTACGCCCCGGCGTCGACATCAAGTCCCGCATGGCCTACGCCCGCTGGCTCGGCCCCGGCACCGGCACCATGACCGTCCTGCCGGACGCCGCTCGCGCGCTAGCCGCACGCAAACCCGCCACAGCGCACCCCGCACCGCAGGTCATCACCGGGCCCGCGCCGGCCGCGAACGGGGCATGCCCCCACCGCACACCGGCGTATCTGGAGCGCGGCATCACCATGGCCGAGCAGCGCATCGTCGCCGTGCTCTCCGCCCACGGCCGGTGCGGCTGCCTCACCGACGCCCACATCGCGCGCCTGTTCACCGTCGCACAGGCCAAGGGCGAAACCCTGCTATGGGAGGGCCACCTCGTGGCCCTCCCATCTGTCTGA